The window TGACATCGAGGCCAGCGCGTCCAGATCGCCGTCGCACAGCCGGGTGATGACGCGGTCGTCCCACGCGGGGTCGATGCGTTCCCCGGCCTCCCTCACGCGATCGAGGTTGAACCGGCGCCGCTCATCCTCCGAGAGGTGGCTGGTGTCGGTCTCCAACGCCGGTGGCGAGTGGGAGAGGCCGCCGCTCCCCAGGAACATGATCCGCCGAGGATCGTCGGCGAGATGATCGCCGATGATGCGCCCTACGCCGAGCGCCCGGGAGAGCGGGGCGAGCGGCGGACGCGCGCAGTTGAGGACGATCGGCAGGATCGGCACGGCGTCGAGTTCGCCGATGAGCTGCGTCCAGCTCTGGCCGAATCCGTGGTCAAGTCGCACCTCGTCGCCCACGGTCACGTCGAAGCCGGCGTCGAGGAGTGCGACAGCGGCCCCGTCGGCAGCCCGTCGGTCCACGTCGTAGGGGGTAGCCGGAGTGCCCCAGTCGCCGTACCCCACCGCACTGCGGACCACGGCGATGCTCGGGACGACGCCCACGAACGCCCGTACGTGGTCGGGGCCGAAGAAGACCACGAGCTCCGGGTCGAACCGCGCCACCCGGGCGGCGACGTCACCGAGCGCGTCGATGAACCGGGCACCGCCCGGACCCCCATCGGCCCCGTCC of the Euzebya rosea genome contains:
- a CDS encoding 3-carboxyethylcatechol 2,3-dioxygenase, whose translation is MAGPRMVVCASHSPLMDGADGGPGGARFIDALGDVAARVARFDPELVVFFGPDHVRAFVGVVPSIAVVRSAVGYGDWGTPATPYDVDRRAADGAAVALLDAGFDVTVGDEVRLDHGFGQSWTQLIGELDAVPILPIVLNCARPPLAPLSRALGVGRIIGDHLADDPRRIMFLGSGGLSHSPPALETDTSHLSEDERRRFNLDRVREAGERIDPAWDDRVITRLCDGDLDALASMSSEEVLAAGVGANELRTWIAACAASPVLPQLVAYEPIPSWITGMGLIAGAA